From the genome of Vicia villosa cultivar HV-30 ecotype Madison, WI linkage group LG2, Vvil1.0, whole genome shotgun sequence, one region includes:
- the LOC131653990 gene encoding protein MAINTENANCE OF MERISTEMS-like has protein sequence MVNHARKIFGLFKPAAEWFNDHVRGSGLSGLCMTGYTTISTGMQGAFVERWHKETSPFHLPVGEMTITLHDVQCLLHLPIRGPLLTHSKIQRVKAIEWMMLYLGMEHEVAHYECATTSGPHVRFTILSTYFEHHLDAAAEAEGAGNKLFTEYHRGCALRCWYMHVVGAACFVDKSVRYVDVTYLRYFMDLDTVHQWNWGAATLAYLYQKLNEASNWRTRQLVGSCTLLTSWIISYFSRIHGFHIDHAYVDAMPRAALDRGVVHQGGPDAVAVMEAIVTDAGRAAGYRRQRRAQGERVRHTQ, from the exons atggtcaaccacgcccgcaagattttcggtctgtttaaaccagcagctgagtggtttaacgaccatgtgcgaggttcagggctcagcggactctgcatgacggggtacaccacgatcagcaccggcatgcagggggcatttgtggagcgctggcacaaggagacgtcccctttccacttgccggttggggagatgacgatcaccttgcacgacgtgcagtgtcttctccacctgccgattagggggccactgttgacccactccaagatccagagggtgaaggccattgagtggatgatgctctacttgggcatggagcacgaggttgctcactatgagtgtgccacgacttctgggcctcatgtccggttcaccatactgagcacttattttgagcatcatctggacgcggctgccgaggctgagggtgcGGGTAACAAGCTGTTCacagagtatcaccgcggctgcgctctccggtgctggtacatgcatgtggtaggcgctgcatgctttgtggacaagagtgtcaggtacgtcgatgtgacctacctccgctacttcatggacctggataccgttcaccagtggaactggggggcagctactctggcatacctctaccagaagctgaatgaggcctccaactggaggacgaggcagttggtcggatcctgcacactgcttacg agctggatcatctcctacttctcccgcatccacggctttcacatcgatcatgcgtacgtggacgccatgcccagggccgccttggatcggggtgtcgttcatcagggcggtccagacgcagtcgccgtgatggaggcgatcgtcactgatgcgggccgtgcggcagggtacaggcggcagaggagggctcagggtgagagggttaggcacacccagtag